The following proteins come from a genomic window of Rutidosis leptorrhynchoides isolate AG116_Rl617_1_P2 chromosome 10, CSIRO_AGI_Rlap_v1, whole genome shotgun sequence:
- the LOC139870095 gene encoding inorganic phosphate transporter 1-4-like, with protein MAGNQLKVLNALDLAKTQWYHFTAIIIAGMGFFTDAYDLFCISLVTKLLGRIYYHVDGSKNPGTLPPNVAAAVNSVAFCGTFTGQLFFGWLGDKLGRKRVYGMTLMIMVICSIASGLSFSDKPKTVMFTLCFFRFWLGFGIGGDYPLSATIMSEYANKKTRGGFIAAVFAMQGFGILAGGVFAIIVSLSFKAKYNTKPYIDDEYGSTPHQADYIWRIILMFGAIPAALTYYWRMKMPETARYTALVAKNAEKAAIDMARVMQVDIESDSSKLEEMTSKESNQFGLFTKEFLRRHGLHLLGTATTWFLLDIAFYSQNLFQKDVFSAIGWLSKAKYYSAIEEVYKIARAQTLIALCSTVPGYWFTVALIDKMGRFKIQLMGFTMMTIFMFALAIPYHHWTKHENRMGFVVMYAFTFFFANFGPNATTFIVPAEIFPARLRSTCHGISAASGKLGAIVGAFGFLYLSQSKTTPDPGYRKGYGVRTALIILGFVNLLGALFTLLVPEPKGKSLQEMSGENDGDYDDAVQPEDVSKFATN; from the coding sequence ATGGCTGGCAATCAACTAAAAGTGCTTAATGCACTTGATCTTGCAAAAACACAATGGTATCATTTTACAGCAATTATAATAGCTGGAATGGGCTTTTTTACAGATGCATATGATTTGTTTTGCATCTCCCTTGTTACTAAATTGTTGGGTCGGATTTACTACCATGTAGACGGTAGTAAAAACCCGGGCACATTGCCGCCAAATGTGGCTGCAGCGGTTAACAGTGTCGCGTTTTGTGGGACCTTCACGGGCCAATTATTTTTCGGGTGGCTCGGAGATAAACTGGGAAGAAAGAGAGTGTATGGTATGACACTTATGATTATGGTGATATGTTCAATCGCTTCTGGGCTTTCTTTTAGTGATAAACCGAAGACTGTTATGTTTACACTTTGTTTCTTTCGGTTCTGGTTAGGGTTTGGGATCGGTGGTGATTACCCGCTTTCCGCAACAATTATGTCGGAATACGCAAACAAGAAGACGCGTGGAGGGTTTATTGCGGCGGTTTTCGCGATGCAAGGTTTTGGGATTTTAGCGGGTGGGGTGTTTGCAATAATTGTGTCGTTATCGTTCAAGGCGAAATATAACACCAAACCATATATTGACGATGAATATGGATCGACCCCGCATCAAGCCGATTACATTTGGCGAATTATCTTAATGTTTGGAGCGATTCCCGCGGCTTTGACTTATTATTGGAGAATGAAGATGCCCGAAACGGCCCGATATACTGCTTTAGTAGCCAAAAACGCTGAGAAAGCAGCCATCGATATGGCTCGCGTTATGCAAGTTGATATTGAATCGGATTCATCTAAACTCGAGGAAATGACGAGTAAGGAGTCAAATCAGTTCGGTTTGTTCACTAAAGAGTTTCTTCGTCGCCATGGACTTCATTTGCTAGGGACCGCAACTACTTGGTTTTTACTTGATATCGCGTTTTACAGTCAAAATCTCTTCCAAAAAGACGTCTTTAGCGCCATCGGATGGCTAAGTAAAGCGAAATATTATAGTGCGATCGAGGAAGTTTACAAAATCGCAAGAGCTCAAACTTTGATTGCACTTTGCAGTACTGTTCCTGGATACTGGTTTACAGTTGCTCTGATCGATAAAATGGGACGATTCAAAATCCAATTAATGGGTTTTACAATGATGACAATCTTTATGTTCGCATTAGCAATCCCTTACCATCATTGGACAAAACACGAGAATAGAATGGGGTTCGTGGTGATGTACGCGTTTACTTTCTTCTTCGCCAATTTTGGCCCGAATGCCACCACATTTATTGTGCCGGCGGAGATATTTCCGGCACGGTTAAGGTCAACGTGTCATGGGATATCAGCAGCGTCTGGGAAGCTAGGAGCAATTGTAGGTGCTTTCGGGTTCTTATACTTGTCTCAAAGCAAAACGACCCCTGATCCAGGGTATCGTAAAGGTTATGGTGTTAGGACTGCTCTAATTATTTTGGGTTTTGTTAATCTTTTGGGTGCTCTTTTTACACTTTTGGTCCCTGAACCTAAAGGGAAATCACTTCAAGAGATGTCGGGTGAAAATGATGGTGATTATGATGATGCAGTGCAGCCTGAAGATGTATCTAAGTTTGCAACAAATTAG
- the LOC139873210 gene encoding actin-depolymerizing factor-like, which yields MSFRFRGGANASSGMGVAEHCKATFLELQRKKAYRYVIFKIDEKKNEVVVEKMGSPAESYEDFTMALPDNDCRYAIYDFDFVTSENCQKSKIFFIAWSPSTSRIRAKMLYATSKDRLRRELDGVHYEIQATDPTEMELDVLKERVY from the exons ATGTCGTTCCGATTCCGTGGAGGG GCAAATGCTTCGTCTGGAATGGGTGTTGCTGAACACTGTAAAGCGACATTTTTGGAGCTACAACGAAAGAAAGCTTACCGTTATGTGATTTTTAAGATTGACGAAAAGAAAAACGAAGTTGTTGTTGAGAAGATGGGTAGTCCTGCTGAAAGCTATGAAGATTTTACAATGGCCTTACCCGATAATGATTGCAGATATGCTATTTATGACTTTGACTTTGTTACGTCCGAAAATTGTCAAAAGAGCAAGATTTTCTTCATTGCTTG GTCTCCTTCAACATCTAGAATTCGAGCTAAGATGTTATACGCGACATCAAAAGATAGGCTCAGACGCGAGCTTGACGGAGTTCATTATGAGATTCAAGCTACTGATCCTACTGAGATGGAACTTGATGTACTCAAGGAACGCGTTTACTGA